Part of the Bacillota bacterium genome, ATCACCCCGAGGATGCCGTAAAAGCCCCAACTCGATCGGAGGAAGGGCATCCGTTCGAAGTTCATCCCGTATATCCCGGTGATCACGGTGAGCGGCATCATGATCGTGGCGATGATGGTCAGGACCTTCATCACCTCGTTCAACCGGTTGGAGACCGACGACAGGTAGCCCTCCATGGCGTTGGAGAGCATGTCCCGGTAAGTATCGATGGTGTCGATGAGCCGGACCATGTGGTCGTACACGTCCAGGAAATAGAGGTGGACCTGGGGCCGCAGGTAGGGAAAGTCACGGCGGACGACGACGTTGAAGACGTCGCGCTCCGGGC contains:
- a CDS encoding CorA family divalent cation transporter translates to PERDVFNVVVRRDFPYLRPQVHLYFLDVYDHMVRLIDTIDTYRDMLSNAMEGYLSSVSNRLNEVMKVLTIIATIMMPLTVITGIYGMNFERMPFLRSSWGFYGILGVMAAVAVGMLFYFRRKRWL